The following are from one region of the Knoellia sp. p5-6-4 genome:
- a CDS encoding MOSC N-terminal beta barrel domain-containing protein has translation MADDGPVVMLGRLVEVWRFPVKSMAGERLESAALDGRGLVGDREWAVYDEEGRLASGKRTNRFRRMDEVFTLAARTVGDRVEVVLPDGRQVVAGEASADLALSEHFGEEVEVAPESDIAHQDAGQVSLVGTATLRALGALCELDGPVDPRHLRVNLVVETAQPFEEEGWLGREVRVGDVVLRPVERIERCRMVDLEQVGLPALDGLLKVVGAEREMCVGVYADVVEPGLLREGDQVTA, from the coding sequence GTGGCGGACGACGGGCCGGTGGTGATGTTGGGCCGCCTCGTCGAGGTGTGGCGCTTCCCCGTGAAGTCGATGGCGGGGGAGCGCCTGGAGTCGGCGGCCCTCGACGGGCGGGGCCTGGTGGGGGACCGGGAGTGGGCGGTCTACGACGAGGAGGGCCGGCTCGCGAGCGGCAAGCGCACCAACCGGTTCCGCCGCATGGACGAGGTGTTCACGCTGGCGGCCCGCACCGTGGGCGACCGCGTGGAGGTCGTGCTGCCGGACGGGCGGCAGGTCGTCGCTGGAGAGGCTTCGGCCGACCTCGCCCTGTCGGAGCACTTCGGCGAGGAGGTGGAGGTCGCGCCCGAGTCCGACATCGCGCACCAGGACGCGGGGCAGGTGAGCCTGGTCGGCACCGCGACGCTGCGCGCGCTGGGCGCGCTGTGCGAGCTGGACGGGCCGGTGGACCCTCGGCACCTGAGGGTGAACCTCGTCGTGGAGACGGCTCAGCCCTTCGAGGAGGAGGGATGGCTGGGGCGCGAGGTGCGGGTGGGGGACGTCGTGCTGAGGCCGGTCGAACGCATCGAGCGCTGCCGCATGGTCGACCTCGAGCAGGTGGGCCTCCCGGCGCTCGACGGGCTGCTCAAGGTGGTCGGGGCCGAGCGGGAGATGTGCGTCGGGGTCTACGCCGACGTCGTGGAGCCGGGCCTGCTGCGCGAGGGCGACCAGGTCACGGCCTGA
- a CDS encoding WhiB family transcriptional regulator, whose protein sequence is MDWRDRAACLDEDPELFFPIGNTGPAILQIEEAKAVCRRCEVVDTCLKWAIESGQDAGVWGGMSEDERRALKRRNARARRAG, encoded by the coding sequence ATGGACTGGCGCGACCGCGCTGCCTGCCTCGACGAGGACCCGGAGCTGTTCTTCCCGATCGGGAACACCGGCCCGGCGATCCTGCAGATCGAGGAAGCCAAGGCCGTCTGCCGACGCTGCGAGGTGGTCGACACCTGCCTGAAGTGGGCCATTGAGTCCGGTCAGGACGCCGGCGTCTGGGGCGGCATGTCCGAGGACGAGCGCCGCGCCCTCAAGCGCCGCAACGCTCGCGCCCGCCGCGCCGGCTGA
- a CDS encoding DUF6131 family protein — MIVLGIILLILGLLVDSLSILTTLGIILIVIGLILAILGATGRAVGGRKYWY; from the coding sequence GTGATCGTCCTCGGCATCATCCTCCTGATCCTCGGCCTGCTGGTCGACAGCCTGAGCATTCTCACCACGCTTGGGATCATCCTCATCGTCATCGGCCTCATCCTCGCCATCCTTGGCGCCACCGGCCGCGCCGTCGGCGGACGCAAGTACTGGTACTGA
- a CDS encoding 5-oxoprolinase subunit PxpA produces the protein MQSGPRIDLNSDLGESFGRWELGDDEAVLAIVTSANIACGFHAGDPAGLLRTCEQAAGRGVVVGAQVAYRDLAGFGRRFMDVEPAELTAEVVYQIGALQGMCVAAGTTVRYVKPHGALYNAVVHHESQAAAVVEAVRRYDPTLAVLGLPGSVLLDLAREAGIRTVAEAFADRGYTPEGTLVPRTQPGALLHDPLEIAQRTVRLVTEGKVTAVDGTDIELSADSVCVHGDTPGAVAIATAVREALTAAGVAISPFIA, from the coding sequence GTGCAGAGCGGCCCGCGCATCGACCTCAACTCCGACCTCGGCGAGTCCTTCGGCCGCTGGGAGCTCGGCGACGACGAGGCCGTGCTCGCCATCGTCACGAGCGCCAACATCGCCTGCGGCTTCCACGCCGGCGACCCTGCCGGGCTGCTGCGCACCTGCGAGCAGGCCGCTGGGCGCGGCGTCGTGGTCGGCGCCCAGGTGGCCTACCGCGACCTCGCCGGGTTCGGCCGCCGGTTCATGGACGTCGAACCCGCGGAGCTGACCGCCGAGGTGGTCTACCAGATCGGGGCCCTGCAGGGGATGTGCGTGGCCGCCGGCACAACCGTGCGCTACGTCAAGCCGCACGGCGCGCTCTACAACGCCGTCGTGCACCACGAGTCCCAGGCCGCGGCGGTCGTCGAGGCGGTCCGCCGCTACGACCCGACGCTGGCCGTGCTGGGCCTGCCCGGCTCGGTGCTGCTCGACCTTGCCCGCGAGGCCGGGATCCGCACCGTCGCCGAGGCGTTCGCCGACCGCGGCTACACCCCCGAGGGGACGCTGGTGCCGCGCACCCAGCCGGGCGCCCTGCTGCACGACCCGCTGGAGATCGCCCAGCGCACCGTGCGGCTGGTCACCGAGGGCAAGGTCACCGCCGTCGACGGCACCGACATCGAGCTGAGCGCCGACTCGGTCTGCGTGCACGGCGACACCCCGGGAGCCGTCGCCATCGCGACAGCGGTCCGCGAGGCCCTCACGGCCGCCGGGGTCGCGATCAGCCCCTTCATCGCATGA
- a CDS encoding NAD-glutamate dehydrogenase, which translates to MSASLEQSRDQLLHAAAELGAHAGGEGLETFLQGYYRHVATEDLLARAPEDLLGAATHHQELAKTRPIGTVNVEVFNPEVEEQGWASGHTVVQIVTDDMPFLVDSVTAELGRMGRTVHLIVHPLIVVRRNAAGELEEIIGRGTRDSGVDLGPEGGFGVVRESWMHIEVDRESHAEEREEIAANLRRVLSDVREAVEDWPKMRAKCSEVADALRASPPVGIPEGEVEQTRRLLDWLADNHFTFLGYREYRLGREDGTDVLTAVQGSGLGLLRYDSSPEGVRLSEQASVVAREPKLLIVTKANSRATVHRSTYLDYVGIKTFDEQGEVTGEKRFLGLFTSTAYTESVTRIPVLQDKINAIFERTGFATDSHSGKDLLEVLETYPRDELFQADQDELHDNATAVLHLQERRKTRLFLRKDEFGRFMSCLVYIPRDRYNTAVRLRMETILRNAFSGASVDYTTRVSESALARLHFVVRVPQGQRIPEVDQDVLEKQLIDATRTWDEDLSEAARTEHGEEAAARLTGLYGRAFPEAYKEDFTPRVGVADIRHMEALDTEEATGLNMYQEPGAPSHERRFKLYRRGPLSLTQVLPMFTHLGVEVVDERPYEISRADGVTVHIYDFGLRVRNEKVWTGDSRDRTRELFQEAVGAVWNGHAESDGFNALVLGAGLTWRQVVIIRTVAKYLRQTQSTFSQDYLENALVQNLPIAAMLVELFEERFDPSRYAGAAGADRTAAEEQVAGHIERALDGVKSLDQDRIIRAFLGVIRAALRTNYYQSAQDGGAKSYVSLKLNPKAVPDLPAPRPAFEIWVYSPRVEGVHLRFGPVARGGLRWSDRREDFRTEVLGLVKAQMVKNAVIVPTGSKGGFYAKQLPDPTLDRDAWLAEGVASYKMFISGLLDITDNRVGGEVVAPADVVRHDTDDPYLVVAADKGTATFSDIANGVAQSYGFWLDDAFASGGSAGYDHKTMGITARGAWESVKRHFREMGVDTQAQDFTAVGIGDMSGDVFGNGMLLSEHIRLVAAFDHRHIFVDPNPDAATSFPERRRLFELPRSSWADYDETLISKGGGVFDRSLKAISITPEMTEALGLPEAARTMTPAELMKAILQAPVDLLWNGGIGTYVKAASEEHSSIGDRANDAIRVNGHQLRCRVVGEGGNLGFSQLGRIEASLHGVRINTDAIDNSAGVDTSDHEVNIKILLTGLTREGDMTLKQRNKLLASMTDEVAAQVLRDNYEQNILLGNARAQEHGMLPVHQRLIHWLEERGDLDRELEFLPSDAELDRRASEGLGLKSPEFSVLVAYSKLALKEDLLESELPDDPWFQATLAEYFPEPIREQFAEPLAQHPLRREIITNAVVNSMVNRGGITFAFRAMEETGSTPEQIARAFVVAREIFDLPGFVAAVEALDNQVDTEVQTQLYLEFRRLIDRSIRWFLTSRPSRLDVAKEVARFEAVVREFAPRIPDMLKGAELKRMERNALAFEHLGIPAELAHRSASLLDQFSLLDIVDIATDTGESPESVAPLYFVVSERFGIDLMLGRVTNLPRDDRWDALARGALRDDLYAVLESLVRSAIDASDADKPPAERYEQWAHANAESFARARNALAGIERLERPNIAALSVALRTLRSVIRAGAAV; encoded by the coding sequence ATGTCTGCATCGCTGGAGCAGTCTCGAGATCAGTTGTTGCACGCCGCGGCCGAGCTGGGGGCCCACGCGGGGGGTGAGGGGCTCGAGACGTTCCTGCAGGGCTACTACCGGCACGTCGCGACCGAGGACCTGCTCGCCCGGGCGCCCGAGGACCTGCTGGGTGCGGCGACCCACCACCAGGAGCTGGCCAAGACCCGGCCCATCGGCACCGTCAACGTCGAGGTGTTCAACCCCGAGGTCGAGGAGCAGGGGTGGGCCAGCGGCCACACCGTCGTGCAGATCGTCACTGACGACATGCCCTTCCTCGTCGACTCGGTGACGGCCGAGCTGGGTCGGATGGGGCGCACCGTCCACCTCATCGTGCACCCACTGATCGTGGTGCGCCGCAACGCTGCCGGTGAGCTCGAGGAGATCATCGGCCGCGGCACCCGTGACTCCGGCGTCGACCTCGGGCCCGAGGGCGGGTTCGGCGTCGTGCGCGAGTCGTGGATGCACATCGAGGTCGACCGTGAGAGCCACGCAGAGGAGCGCGAGGAGATCGCCGCCAACCTGCGCCGGGTGCTCTCCGACGTGCGCGAGGCCGTCGAGGACTGGCCGAAGATGCGCGCCAAGTGCAGCGAGGTCGCCGACGCGCTCAGGGCCAGCCCGCCGGTGGGCATCCCCGAGGGGGAGGTGGAGCAGACCCGACGCCTCCTCGACTGGCTCGCCGACAACCACTTCACGTTCCTCGGCTACCGCGAGTACCGGCTCGGCCGCGAGGACGGCACGGACGTGCTCACCGCCGTGCAGGGTTCCGGCCTGGGTCTGCTCCGCTACGACAGCAGCCCCGAGGGAGTGCGCCTGAGCGAGCAGGCCAGCGTGGTGGCGCGCGAGCCCAAGCTCCTGATCGTGACCAAGGCCAACAGCCGCGCCACCGTGCACCGCTCGACCTACCTCGACTACGTCGGCATCAAGACCTTCGACGAGCAGGGCGAGGTCACCGGGGAGAAGCGTTTCCTCGGTCTCTTCACCTCCACCGCCTACACCGAGTCGGTGACGCGGATCCCCGTGCTGCAGGACAAGATCAACGCGATCTTCGAGCGCACCGGCTTCGCCACCGACTCGCACTCGGGCAAGGACCTGCTCGAGGTGCTCGAGACCTACCCGCGCGACGAGCTGTTCCAGGCCGACCAGGACGAGCTGCACGACAACGCGACCGCCGTGCTCCACCTGCAGGAGCGCCGCAAGACCCGCCTCTTCCTGCGCAAGGACGAGTTCGGCCGGTTCATGTCGTGCCTGGTCTACATCCCGCGCGACCGCTACAACACCGCCGTCCGGCTGCGCATGGAGACGATCCTGCGCAACGCGTTCTCGGGCGCCAGCGTCGACTACACGACCCGCGTCTCGGAGTCCGCGCTGGCCCGCCTGCACTTCGTCGTGCGCGTCCCGCAGGGCCAGCGCATCCCCGAGGTCGACCAGGACGTCCTCGAGAAGCAGCTGATCGACGCCACCCGCACCTGGGACGAGGACCTGTCGGAGGCGGCTCGCACCGAGCACGGCGAGGAGGCCGCGGCCCGGCTCACCGGCCTCTACGGCAGGGCCTTCCCCGAGGCCTACAAGGAGGACTTCACGCCCCGGGTCGGCGTCGCCGACATCCGCCACATGGAGGCCCTCGACACCGAGGAGGCCACCGGGCTGAACATGTACCAGGAGCCCGGCGCCCCCAGCCACGAGCGGCGCTTCAAGCTCTACCGCCGCGGCCCCCTGTCGCTGACCCAGGTGCTGCCGATGTTCACCCATCTCGGGGTGGAGGTCGTCGACGAGCGTCCCTACGAGATCTCCCGCGCCGACGGCGTCACCGTGCACATCTACGACTTCGGCCTGCGGGTGCGCAACGAGAAGGTCTGGACAGGGGACTCGCGCGACCGAACGCGTGAGCTGTTCCAGGAGGCCGTCGGCGCCGTGTGGAACGGCCACGCCGAGTCGGACGGGTTCAACGCCCTCGTCCTCGGCGCCGGGCTGACCTGGCGCCAGGTCGTCATCATCCGCACGGTCGCGAAGTACCTGCGCCAGACCCAGTCCACGTTCAGCCAGGACTACCTCGAGAACGCCCTCGTCCAGAACCTGCCCATCGCCGCGATGCTGGTGGAGCTGTTCGAGGAACGGTTCGACCCGAGCCGGTATGCCGGTGCGGCCGGTGCCGACCGCACCGCCGCCGAGGAGCAGGTCGCGGGGCACATCGAGCGGGCGCTCGACGGTGTGAAGTCCCTCGACCAGGACCGGATCATCCGCGCCTTCCTCGGCGTCATCCGGGCTGCGCTGCGCACGAACTACTACCAGTCGGCGCAGGACGGCGGGGCGAAGTCCTACGTGAGCCTCAAGCTCAACCCCAAGGCGGTGCCCGACCTGCCGGCACCCAGGCCGGCCTTCGAGATCTGGGTCTACAGCCCGCGGGTCGAGGGCGTGCACCTGCGGTTCGGCCCGGTCGCCCGCGGCGGCCTGCGCTGGAGCGACCGGCGCGAGGACTTCCGCACAGAGGTGCTCGGACTGGTCAAGGCGCAGATGGTCAAGAACGCCGTCATCGTGCCGACGGGTTCCAAGGGCGGCTTCTACGCCAAGCAGCTGCCCGACCCGACGCTGGACCGCGACGCGTGGCTGGCCGAGGGCGTGGCGTCCTACAAGATGTTCATCTCCGGCCTCCTCGACATCACCGACAACCGGGTCGGCGGCGAGGTGGTCGCTCCCGCAGACGTCGTGCGCCACGACACGGACGACCCCTACCTCGTGGTCGCGGCCGACAAGGGCACAGCGACCTTCTCCGACATCGCCAACGGCGTCGCGCAGTCCTACGGCTTCTGGCTCGACGACGCGTTCGCCTCCGGTGGCAGCGCCGGCTACGACCACAAGACGATGGGCATCACCGCCCGCGGCGCCTGGGAGTCGGTCAAGCGGCACTTCCGCGAGATGGGCGTCGACACCCAGGCGCAGGACTTCACCGCCGTGGGCATCGGCGACATGAGCGGCGACGTCTTCGGAAACGGCATGCTGCTGTCCGAGCACATCCGCCTGGTGGCCGCGTTCGACCACCGGCACATCTTCGTCGACCCGAACCCGGACGCGGCCACCTCGTTCCCGGAGCGCAGGCGGCTGTTCGAGCTGCCGCGGTCGTCCTGGGCCGACTACGACGAGACGCTGATCAGCAAGGGCGGCGGCGTGTTCGACCGGTCGCTCAAGGCGATCTCGATCACCCCGGAGATGACCGAGGCCCTGGGCCTGCCCGAGGCCGCCCGGACCATGACGCCGGCCGAGCTCATGAAGGCCATCCTCCAGGCGCCGGTGGACCTGCTCTGGAACGGCGGCATCGGCACCTACGTCAAGGCCGCCAGCGAGGAGCACTCCTCGATCGGCGACCGCGCCAACGACGCCATCAGGGTGAACGGCCACCAGCTGCGCTGCAGGGTCGTCGGCGAGGGCGGCAACCTCGGGTTCTCGCAGCTCGGGCGCATCGAGGCCTCGCTGCACGGGGTGCGGATCAACACCGACGCCATCGACAACTCCGCCGGTGTCGACACCTCCGACCACGAGGTGAACATCAAGATCCTCCTCACCGGCCTCACGCGCGAGGGCGACATGACCCTCAAGCAGCGCAACAAGCTGCTGGCCTCGATGACCGACGAGGTGGCGGCGCAGGTGCTGCGCGACAACTACGAGCAGAACATCCTGCTCGGCAACGCCCGGGCGCAGGAGCACGGCATGCTGCCCGTGCACCAGCGGCTCATCCACTGGCTCGAGGAGCGCGGAGACCTCGACCGTGAGCTCGAGTTCCTGCCGTCCGACGCCGAGCTCGACCGGCGCGCGAGCGAGGGGCTGGGGCTGAAGTCGCCGGAGTTCTCGGTGCTCGTCGCCTACTCCAAGCTGGCCCTCAAGGAGGACCTGCTCGAGTCCGAGCTGCCCGACGACCCGTGGTTCCAGGCGACGCTGGCCGAGTACTTCCCGGAGCCGATCCGTGAGCAGTTCGCCGAACCGCTCGCGCAGCACCCGCTGCGCCGGGAGATCATCACCAACGCGGTGGTGAACTCGATGGTCAACCGCGGGGGCATCACCTTCGCGTTCCGGGCCATGGAGGAGACGGGCTCGACGCCCGAGCAGATCGCGCGCGCCTTCGTGGTGGCCCGCGAGATCTTCGACCTGCCCGGCTTCGTCGCAGCCGTCGAGGCCCTCGACAACCAGGTCGACACCGAGGTGCAGACCCAGCTCTACCTCGAGTTCCGCCGGCTCATCGACCGGTCGATCCGCTGGTTCCTCACCTCGCGGCCCTCGCGCCTCGACGTGGCCAAGGAGGTGGCCCGGTTCGAGGCTGTCGTGCGAGAGTTCGCCCCCCGCATCCCCGACATGCTCAAGGGCGCCGAGCTCAAGCGGATGGAGCGCAACGCGCTGGCCTTCGAGCACCTCGGCATCCCCGCGGAGCTCGCGCACCGGTCGGCCAGCCTGCTCGACCAGTTCTCGCTGCTCGACATCGTCGACATCGCCACCGACACGGGGGAGTCGCCGGAGTCGGTCGCGCCGCTGTACTTCGTCGTCTCCGAGAGGTTCGGCATCGACCTCATGCTGGGCCGCGTGACCAACCTGCCGCGCGACGACCGGTGGGACGCGCTGGCGCGCGGTGCGCTGCGAGACGACCTGTATGCCGTGCTGGAGTCCCTCGTGCGTTCCGCGATCGACGCGAGCGACGCGGACAAGCCGCCGGCGGAGCGCTACGAGCAGTGGGCCCACGCGAACGCCGAGTCCTTCGCCCGGGCCCGGAACGCGCTGGCAGGCATCGAGCGCCTCGAGCGGCCGAACATCGCTGCCCTGTCGGTCGCCCTCCGCACGCTGCGCTCGGTGATCCGGGCGGGCGCGGCCGTCTAG
- a CDS encoding PAS domain-containing sensor histidine kinase, with the protein MPTLNEALSEATDLAPAEVEWLHLLVGDWQLLSDLSFADLVLWVPGGVEGWLAVAHVRPTTGQMVFFEDVVGRRSHRGRHALLDQAYSGQRIVRAKEPTFREDMPVREEAIPVVKGGRALAVLTRHTNLAAMRTPSRLELTYQAIADALARMIAAGEFPHAAAPTGLRRGAPRVGDGVIRLDVNGEVTYASPNALSAIHRLGHVGDVIGELLAKVVADLLRDESPVDESLALVVTGRAPWRTEVGARGASVSMRAIPLTEAGQRTGALLLLRDVSELRRRERELITKDATIREIHHRVKNNLQTVAALLRLQARRLPAGEGRTALEEAVRRVGVIALVHETLSQGFDERVNFDEIASQGLKAVVEVARGEHPIHSHIVGEFGLLRAEDATALAMILSELIQNAAEHALAERGGTIEVAAKRSGEDGHEVLEVSITDDGAGLPPDFAPGRSGLGTQIVQSLVQDLRGRITWEPAEPRGTRVRFVARLRPLSRESSA; encoded by the coding sequence GTGCCCACCCTCAACGAGGCGCTCTCCGAAGCCACCGACCTCGCTCCCGCCGAGGTCGAGTGGCTCCACCTGCTCGTGGGTGACTGGCAGCTGCTGTCCGACCTGTCCTTTGCCGACCTCGTGCTGTGGGTGCCCGGCGGTGTCGAGGGCTGGCTGGCCGTGGCGCACGTGCGGCCGACGACCGGACAGATGGTGTTCTTCGAGGATGTCGTCGGCCGGCGCAGCCACCGGGGTCGTCACGCACTGCTGGACCAGGCGTACTCGGGGCAGCGGATCGTGCGTGCCAAGGAGCCGACCTTCCGCGAAGACATGCCGGTGCGCGAGGAGGCCATCCCCGTCGTGAAGGGGGGCCGCGCGCTGGCGGTGCTGACCCGGCATACGAACCTCGCGGCCATGCGCACGCCGAGCCGCCTCGAGCTCACCTACCAGGCCATCGCGGACGCGCTGGCACGGATGATCGCGGCCGGCGAGTTCCCGCACGCCGCCGCCCCCACCGGGCTGCGCCGTGGCGCGCCCCGCGTCGGTGACGGCGTGATCCGGCTCGACGTCAACGGCGAGGTCACGTACGCCAGTCCCAACGCGCTGTCGGCGATCCACCGGCTCGGCCACGTCGGGGACGTCATCGGTGAGCTGCTGGCCAAGGTGGTGGCCGACCTGCTGCGCGACGAGTCGCCGGTCGACGAGTCGCTCGCACTGGTCGTGACCGGCCGGGCGCCGTGGCGCACCGAGGTGGGCGCGCGAGGTGCGAGCGTCTCCATGCGGGCGATTCCGCTCACCGAGGCCGGCCAGCGCACGGGGGCGCTGTTGCTGCTCCGCGACGTCTCCGAGCTGCGGCGTCGTGAGCGCGAGCTCATCACCAAGGACGCCACCATCCGGGAGATCCACCACCGGGTGAAGAACAACCTCCAGACCGTGGCTGCCCTGCTGCGCCTGCAGGCCCGCCGGCTGCCGGCGGGTGAGGGGCGCACGGCCCTCGAGGAGGCGGTGCGCCGCGTCGGCGTCATCGCGCTGGTGCACGAGACGCTCAGCCAGGGCTTCGACGAGCGGGTGAACTTCGACGAGATCGCCAGCCAGGGGCTCAAGGCCGTGGTCGAGGTGGCCCGGGGCGAGCACCCGATCCACTCCCACATCGTCGGCGAGTTCGGCCTGCTCCGCGCCGAGGACGCGACCGCGCTGGCGATGATCCTCTCCGAGCTGATCCAGAACGCCGCCGAGCACGCGCTCGCCGAGCGGGGCGGGACCATCGAGGTGGCGGCGAAGCGCTCGGGCGAGGACGGCCACGAGGTGCTCGAGGTGAGCATCACCGATGACGGCGCGGGGCTGCCGCCGGACTTCGCGCCGGGCCGCTCAGGCCTCGGGACGCAGATCGTCCAGTCGCTGGTGCAGGACCTGCGCGGGCGCATCACGTGGGAGCCGGCGGAGCCGCGAGGCACGCGGGTGCGCTTCGTCGCCCGGCTCCGGCCGCTCAGCAGGGAGTCCTCGGCCTGA
- a CDS encoding allophanate hydrolase subunit 1, whose amino-acid sequence MTAPAVHACGDTALLVEVADLGQVLALLEAVSDRREAGALTRLVDVVPAARTLLLIGEGPPHLPALREQVRELLDEWRPPAPGAPIATHGPHVRIMVRYNGPDLDAVASLTGLSVFEVVRAHTGTAWTVGFGGFAPGFSYLVGGDPRLRVPRHEEPRTRVPAGAVGLAGAFSGIYPRPSPGGWQIIGETDAVLWDVGREPPALLRPGATVEFVDADGEGMP is encoded by the coding sequence ATGACCGCACCCGCCGTGCACGCGTGCGGCGACACCGCCCTGCTCGTCGAGGTGGCCGACCTCGGGCAGGTGCTGGCCCTGCTCGAGGCCGTCTCCGACCGGCGTGAGGCAGGAGCCCTCACCCGCCTCGTCGACGTGGTGCCCGCCGCACGCACCCTCCTGCTCATCGGTGAGGGCCCCCCGCACCTTCCGGCGCTGCGCGAGCAGGTGCGCGAGCTCCTGGACGAGTGGCGACCGCCGGCGCCCGGCGCGCCCATCGCCACCCACGGTCCGCATGTGCGAATCATGGTGCGCTACAACGGCCCCGACCTCGACGCCGTCGCGTCGTTGACCGGCCTCAGCGTCTTCGAGGTGGTCCGCGCACACACGGGGACGGCGTGGACCGTCGGCTTCGGCGGATTTGCCCCCGGGTTCTCCTACCTCGTCGGCGGTGACCCCCGGTTGCGCGTTCCGCGGCACGAGGAGCCGCGCACCCGCGTGCCGGCCGGAGCAGTCGGGCTGGCCGGGGCGTTCAGCGGGATCTACCCCAGGCCCTCCCCCGGTGGCTGGCAGATCATCGGCGAGACCGACGCCGTGCTCTGGGACGTCGGCCGCGAGCCACCGGCGCTGCTCCGACCGGGTGCCACCGTGGAGTTCGTCGACGCCGACGGCGAGGGTATGCCGTGA
- a CDS encoding biotin-dependent carboxyltransferase family protein: protein MTVTSGGPAPALHAELEVLETGPLSLLQDLGRPGLAAYGVGRSGAADRGAFLLGARLLGQGPGHAAVEVTHGGLVMRARGSVTVVLTGAPAPASVDGRPAPHAAPFLLRAGQTLRLGPPVAGLRTYLSVRGGFAVEPVLGSRSTDILSGIGPPPLRPGDVLPVEPPVGEPTVDVAPVAPPTDGLVVLQAVLGPRADWLADPTALGEQTWTVSSRSDRVGLRLEGTALAWHPDRADDELPSEGVVRGAVQVPAGGQPVLFLADHPVTGGYPVVAVVVETDVDRAAQAVPGQQLRLRLQPP, encoded by the coding sequence GTGACGGTCACCTCGGGCGGGCCGGCCCCGGCGCTGCACGCCGAGCTCGAGGTGCTCGAGACCGGGCCCCTCTCCCTGCTGCAGGACCTCGGCCGCCCCGGCCTGGCGGCATACGGGGTCGGGCGATCGGGCGCGGCCGACCGGGGCGCGTTCCTCCTCGGCGCCCGACTGCTCGGCCAGGGACCCGGCCACGCCGCCGTCGAGGTGACCCACGGCGGGCTCGTGATGCGCGCCCGCGGGAGCGTGACCGTCGTGCTCACCGGCGCTCCGGCCCCCGCCTCCGTCGATGGACGTCCTGCGCCCCACGCCGCGCCCTTCCTCCTGCGAGCCGGGCAGACGCTTCGGCTCGGGCCGCCTGTCGCCGGGCTGCGCACCTACCTGTCGGTGCGCGGCGGCTTCGCCGTCGAGCCGGTGCTGGGTTCGCGCTCCACCGACATCCTCTCCGGCATCGGCCCTCCGCCGCTGCGCCCCGGCGACGTGCTGCCCGTGGAGCCGCCCGTGGGCGAGCCGACCGTTGACGTGGCCCCGGTGGCCCCTCCCACCGACGGCCTCGTCGTGCTGCAGGCCGTGTTGGGCCCCCGAGCCGACTGGCTGGCCGACCCCACGGCCCTGGGCGAGCAGACGTGGACGGTCTCGTCGCGCAGCGACCGGGTCGGCCTGCGCCTCGAGGGCACCGCACTGGCGTGGCACCCCGACCGGGCCGACGACGAGCTGCCGAGCGAGGGCGTCGTGCGTGGCGCGGTGCAGGTGCCCGCGGGTGGGCAGCCGGTGCTCTTCCTCGCCGACCACCCGGTGACCGGGGGCTACCCCGTGGTGGCTGTGGTCGTCGAGACCGATGTCGACCGTGCCGCGCAGGCCGTGCCCGGCCAACAGCTCAGGCTGCGCCTCCAGCCGCCCTAG